CAATTAATTGCATGGCACGTAACTTAGGAGCACCAGTTAAGGTACCCATATTCATGCAGGATTGATAGGCATGAAATATATCTAAATGATTTTGTAAAATGCCCGTCACATGCGATACCAAGTGCATAACATGAGAATATTTTTCCACTTTCATGAGTCGAGAGACATAACGACTATTTGCGCGACAGACTTTAGCTAAATCATTACGCGCTACATCAACTAACATGATGTGTTCAGATAATTCTTTTTGATCGGTCCGCAAGGACAGTTCAATACGATTGTCTAAATCTCGATCGATATGTCCCTGGCGATCCCGTCCACGTGGCCGGGTACCTGCAATAGGATGCAGTGTAACCATACGATTATCAGCAGAATATTTAAGATAACTTTCAGGTGATGCGCCGAATAATGTAAACGCCGTATCCTGCATAAAAAACATATATGGACTGGGATTATCGGATTTTAAAATATTATATGCCGCTAATGGATGTGTACATGGACAGTAAAATGGTCGTGAAGGAACAACCTGAAAAATTTCTCCTTGCGCAATGAATGTATGCATCTTATGCATGATAGCAGCGTACTCTACATCACTCATACTACTGGATACATCGATCTGTTTATGGGGAGCAGATGGAATAGATGGTAGATGTCTATGGGTCCGTAATATCCGATCTAACTGGTGTAGGCGTGTATATAATCGACTCCGTTCCAATATATTGTCAGTAAACACATGCGTGTGTAAAATCGCTGTGTGTGCACTATGATCCATAGTAATCATCGATTCTGCTAAATAAAAACAGAGATCAGGACATATGATTTCTGTAATTGATGATGGAATATTTTCAAATGAATGGATTAAATCGTAGGATAACAATCCAGCAAAAAACAACGATGATAGGGATCCAGATGCTTCCTGTACGACTCGAATCAACCAGCGAAAACAATCAAATATAGAAGCCTGTAATAATCGTTCACTCTCCTCAGCAGATGACAGGGATAATGGAAACCATATATTACGACAAGATTCAGTCGCCTGCATCCTAACCGTAGATGGAATAATGGCGTCTAATTGAGCCAATAAATATTCCCCATTTTTAGACAGGGCAACCAGAGTGACTCTGTTCTTATAAGCTGTGATACGTAATGCGCTATCCACAATGAGTGTGCTGTTGCATGGTTTTTTATTATCTATTTCGGATGATTCTAATAGCAGTGTATTAATTTTATTGGAGCATAATTGATGAAATATTTTTATAGGACTGACATGATAGCGTGTATGCTGGTTCCAAGTAGTAATAGTATGAGTTGTAGACATATAATGGTACTCCATATATATAACGATAATATGAAAATTTTTTATTCATTGAATCTATCGATTGTAATTCAGTTACCCGCTACTCCTTTTAGAAATATTTATAATACCAATTCAGTATACCGTAATACGGCTATCTCAATATAATCGATGTAACTACTATGGTGTATGTATAGTAGATTTATATTATATTTTGCATCTATGATTGACAGCATATATAGATTTCAACTGAATACAATTATATATGCTGATCGTTCCATATATATCTCCATTATTGATACAAATAAATCAGTAGAATAATATAAAAATATATGGATATGATACTCATGAACTATACCGCCGGTTATGCACCGGTTATGCACCGGTTATGCACCGGTTCAATGAATATATATCGATCATATTTACATCGACTATATATTCAAAATGATGCTACATCCATCTATTCCATCTAGAGGTGTAGATAACTATAGATTTATTTTATTGAGGAATATATCTGATATAACCAACGCAGCG
This region of Buchnera aphidicola (Cinara cuneomaculata) genomic DNA includes:
- a CDS encoding anthranilate synthase component 1, encoding MSTTHTITTWNQHTRYHVSPIKIFHQLCSNKINTLLLESSEIDNKKPCNSTLIVDSALRITAYKNRVTLVALSKNGEYLLAQLDAIIPSTVRMQATESCRNIWFPLSLSSAEESERLLQASIFDCFRWLIRVVQEASGSLSSLFFAGLLSYDLIHSFENIPSSITEIICPDLCFYLAESMITMDHSAHTAILHTHVFTDNILERSRLYTRLHQLDRILRTHRHLPSIPSAPHKQIDVSSSMSDVEYAAIMHKMHTFIAQGEIFQVVPSRPFYCPCTHPLAAYNILKSDNPSPYMFFMQDTAFTLFGASPESYLKYSADNRMVTLHPIAGTRPRGRDRQGHIDRDLDNRIELSLRTDQKELSEHIMLVDVARNDLAKVCRANSRYVSRLMKVEKYSHVMHLVSHVTGILQNHLDIFHAYQSCMNMGTLTGAPKLRAMQLIAQYESVRRGAYGGSIGYFTGSGSFDTCIVIRSAFIQKNIATIQSGAGIIYDSIMDEEVQESKNKAQAVLQSIFKTHHVDTGKYYV